The following are encoded together in the Nocardia sp. XZ_19_385 genome:
- the coaD gene encoding pantetheine-phosphate adenylyltransferase — protein MAGALCPGSFDPMTNGHLDVFTRAAAQFDEVVVTVSINPKKQGMFTVDERMEMLREATAHLPNVRVASWQGLTVDFATQEGIGAIVKGVRDATDFVYELQMAQMNKKLTGVDTLFIATNPTFSYVSSSLVKEVAAYGGDVADMLPPLVHKRLLARLAEKRG, from the coding sequence ATGGCTGGAGCACTGTGCCCCGGGTCCTTCGACCCGATGACCAACGGGCATCTCGACGTATTCACCAGGGCAGCGGCGCAATTCGACGAAGTCGTGGTGACCGTCTCGATCAACCCGAAGAAGCAGGGCATGTTCACCGTCGACGAACGGATGGAGATGCTGCGGGAGGCCACCGCGCACCTGCCCAATGTCCGGGTCGCCTCCTGGCAGGGTCTGACCGTGGATTTCGCCACGCAGGAGGGCATCGGCGCGATCGTGAAGGGTGTGCGCGACGCGACCGACTTCGTCTACGAACTGCAGATGGCGCAGATGAACAAGAAGCTCACCGGCGTCGACACGCTCTTCATCGCCACCAACCCGACCTTCAGCTACGTGTCCAGCTCGCTGGTCAAGGAGGTCGCGGCCTATGGGGGCGATGTCGCCGACATGCTGCCGCCCCTGGTCCACAAGCGCCTGCTCG
- the rsmD gene encoding 16S rRNA (guanine(966)-N(2))-methyltransferase RsmD codes for MTRIVAGQAGGRRLRVPPAGTRPTSDRVREALFSAIDARLDLDGVRVLDLYAGSGALGLEALSRGATHALLVESDRKAAAIVQGNITDLALPGAELRQGTVASVLQRGGAGEYDLVFSDPPYDVDTETVIGDLLLLAEHKWLAADALIIVERSIRSPEIVWPTGYTAAKPRKYGETRIELAEFTA; via the coding sequence ATGACGCGCATCGTCGCGGGACAAGCGGGCGGGCGGCGCCTCCGGGTACCGCCCGCCGGTACCCGGCCCACCTCGGACCGGGTACGCGAAGCCCTCTTCAGCGCCATCGACGCCCGCCTGGACCTCGACGGCGTCCGCGTGCTCGACCTGTACGCGGGCTCCGGCGCCCTCGGCCTGGAAGCCCTCTCCCGCGGCGCCACCCACGCCCTGCTCGTCGAATCCGACCGCAAGGCCGCCGCGATCGTGCAGGGCAACATCACCGACCTCGCCCTCCCCGGCGCGGAACTCCGCCAGGGCACCGTCGCCTCGGTCCTCCAACGCGGCGGCGCAGGCGAATACGACCTCGTCTTCTCCGACCCGCCCTACGACGTAGACACCGAAACCGTCATCGGCGACCTGCTACTGCTCGCCGAGCACAAATGGCTGGCCGCCGACGCCCTCATCATCGTCGAGCGTTCCATCCGCTCACCCGAAATCGTCTGGCCGACCGGCTATACCGCCGCCAAGCCGCGCAAGTACGGCGAGACCCGAATCGAACTGGCCGAATTCACGGCGTGA
- a CDS encoding pyruvate carboxylase: MFSKVLVANRGEIAIRAFRAAYELGIGTVAVFPHEDRNSVHRMKAAESYQIGEEGHPVRAYLSIDAIIDAAKSAGADAIYPGYGFLSENPDLAAACAREGITFIGPSAEVLEMAGNKATAIEAARAAGLPVLKSSAPSADIDELLAAAQQLEYPIFVKAVAGGGGRGMRRVAAPEQLRESIEAASREAESAFGDPTVFLEQAVVNPRHIEVQILADQHGNVMHLFERDCSVQRRHQKVIELAPAPNLDPALRERICNDAVAFARQIGYSNAGTVEFLLDERGNHVFIEMNPRIQVEHTVTEEITDVDLVQSQLRIAAGQTLEDLGLSQDSVSIRGAALQCRITTEDPANGFRPDTGRITAYRTPGGAGIRLDGGANLGAEIGAYFDSMLVKLTCRGRDLPAAAARARRALAEFRIRGVTTNIPFLLAVLDDPDFKDGRVTTSFIDERPQLLTSRGSADRGTKILNYLADITVNKPHGERRSTVYPHDKLPAIDLSVPPPDGSRQKLLRLGPEGFAQALREQKAVGVTDTTFRDAHQSLLATRVRTSGLMAVAGHVARMTPELLSIECWGGATYDVALRFLYEDPWERLAALREAVPNINLQMLLRGRNTVGYTPYPEKVTRAFVSEAAATGVDIFRIFDALNNVDQMRPAIDAVRETGTTLAEVAMSYTGDLSNPNETLYTLDYYLKLAEQIVDAGAHVLAIKDMAGLLRAPAAAKLVTALRSNFDLPVHVHTHDTPGGQLATYLAAWQAGADAVDGASAAMAGTTSQPALSAIVAAAAHSEFDTGLDLQNVCDLEPYWEALRKVYAPFESGLPAPTGRVYTHEIPGGQLSNLRQQAIALGLGDQFEEVEAKYAAADRLLGRLVKVTPSSKVVGDLALALVGTGVSVDEFAADPARYDIPDSVIGFLRGELGTPAGGWPEPFRTKALSGRGPAKPETELSAADEAGLTGTSLERRTTLNRLLFPGPAAEFEAHREKYGDTSGLSANQFFYGLRHGEEHRVQLEKGVTLLIGLEAISEPDDRGMRTVMCILNGQLRPVAVRDRSIASDVPVAEKADKTNSGHLAAPFAGVVTLAVSEGDSVAAGDTIGTIEAMKMEAAITAPRAGTVARVAIAKVQQVEGGDLLVELAVTGAAAE, translated from the coding sequence ATGTTCTCGAAAGTCTTGGTTGCCAATCGCGGCGAGATCGCCATCCGCGCCTTCCGCGCGGCCTACGAACTGGGCATCGGGACGGTCGCCGTCTTTCCGCACGAGGACCGCAATTCGGTCCACCGTATGAAGGCTGCCGAGTCCTACCAGATCGGTGAGGAGGGGCACCCGGTCCGGGCGTACCTGTCCATCGACGCGATCATCGACGCGGCCAAGTCCGCCGGCGCCGACGCGATCTACCCCGGCTACGGCTTCCTTTCCGAGAACCCCGACCTGGCCGCCGCCTGCGCCCGCGAGGGCATCACCTTCATCGGCCCGTCGGCCGAGGTGCTCGAGATGGCGGGGAACAAGGCCACGGCCATCGAAGCGGCCAGGGCCGCCGGGCTGCCGGTGCTGAAGTCCAGCGCGCCGTCGGCCGATATCGACGAGTTGCTCGCCGCCGCGCAGCAGCTGGAGTACCCGATCTTCGTGAAGGCCGTCGCGGGCGGTGGCGGCCGCGGTATGCGCCGCGTCGCCGCCCCCGAACAGCTGCGCGAGTCGATCGAGGCCGCCTCCCGCGAGGCCGAGTCCGCGTTCGGCGACCCGACCGTGTTCCTCGAGCAGGCCGTGGTGAACCCGCGCCACATCGAGGTGCAGATCCTGGCCGACCAGCACGGCAACGTCATGCACCTGTTCGAGCGCGACTGTTCGGTGCAGCGCCGCCACCAGAAGGTGATCGAACTCGCCCCGGCCCCGAATCTGGACCCGGCGCTGCGCGAGCGGATCTGCAACGACGCCGTCGCTTTCGCCCGCCAGATCGGTTACAGCAACGCGGGCACAGTGGAGTTCCTGCTCGACGAGCGCGGCAACCACGTCTTCATCGAGATGAACCCGCGCATCCAGGTCGAGCACACGGTGACCGAGGAGATCACCGATGTCGACCTGGTGCAGTCGCAGCTGCGGATCGCGGCCGGGCAGACGCTGGAAGACCTTGGCCTGAGCCAGGATTCGGTGTCCATCCGGGGTGCGGCGCTGCAGTGCCGGATCACCACCGAGGACCCGGCCAACGGTTTCCGCCCCGACACCGGCCGCATCACCGCCTATCGCACCCCGGGCGGCGCGGGCATCCGCCTGGACGGCGGCGCGAACCTGGGCGCGGAGATCGGCGCCTACTTCGACTCGATGCTGGTGAAGCTGACCTGCCGCGGCCGCGACCTGCCCGCGGCGGCCGCCCGAGCCCGGCGCGCGCTCGCCGAATTCCGGATCCGTGGCGTCACGACCAACATCCCGTTCCTGCTCGCCGTGCTCGACGACCCCGATTTCAAGGACGGCCGGGTCACCACCTCATTCATCGACGAACGCCCGCAGCTGCTGACCTCGCGCGGCTCCGCGGACCGCGGCACCAAGATCCTCAACTACTTGGCCGACATCACCGTCAACAAGCCGCACGGTGAGCGCCGCAGCACGGTCTACCCGCACGACAAGCTGCCCGCCATCGACCTGAGCGTGCCGCCGCCGGACGGCTCCCGGCAGAAGCTGCTGCGCCTGGGCCCGGAAGGTTTCGCGCAGGCGCTGCGCGAGCAGAAGGCGGTCGGCGTCACCGACACCACCTTCCGTGACGCGCACCAGTCGCTGCTGGCCACCCGGGTGCGCACCAGCGGGCTCATGGCCGTCGCCGGACACGTCGCCCGGATGACTCCGGAACTGCTGTCCATCGAATGCTGGGGCGGCGCAACCTATGACGTGGCGCTGCGCTTCCTCTACGAGGACCCGTGGGAGCGCCTGGCCGCCCTGCGCGAGGCCGTGCCGAACATCAATTTGCAGATGCTGCTGCGCGGCCGCAACACCGTCGGCTACACCCCGTACCCCGAAAAGGTTACGCGCGCTTTCGTTTCCGAGGCCGCCGCGACCGGTGTCGACATCTTCCGCATCTTCGACGCGCTCAACAACGTCGACCAGATGCGCCCGGCCATCGACGCGGTCCGGGAAACCGGCACCACCCTGGCCGAAGTCGCGATGAGCTACACCGGCGACCTGTCGAATCCGAACGAAACCCTCTACACCCTCGACTACTACCTCAAGCTGGCCGAGCAGATCGTCGACGCGGGCGCGCACGTCCTGGCCATCAAGGACATGGCCGGCCTGCTGCGCGCACCGGCTGCCGCGAAACTCGTTACCGCCCTGCGCAGTAACTTCGATCTGCCGGTGCACGTGCACACCCACGACACCCCCGGCGGCCAGCTGGCCACCTACCTCGCCGCCTGGCAGGCCGGCGCGGACGCGGTCGACGGCGCCAGCGCCGCGATGGCCGGAACCACCAGCCAGCCGGCCCTTTCCGCGATCGTGGCCGCGGCCGCGCACAGTGAATTCGACACCGGCCTGGACCTGCAGAACGTCTGCGATCTGGAGCCGTACTGGGAGGCGCTGCGAAAGGTCTACGCGCCCTTCGAATCCGGGCTTCCGGCTCCCACCGGCCGCGTCTACACCCACGAGATTCCGGGCGGGCAGCTGTCGAACCTGCGTCAGCAGGCCATCGCGCTGGGCCTCGGTGACCAGTTCGAAGAGGTCGAAGCGAAATACGCTGCGGCGGACCGGCTCCTGGGCCGCCTGGTCAAGGTGACCCCGTCCTCCAAGGTGGTCGGTGACCTCGCCTTGGCGCTGGTCGGTACCGGTGTCAGCGTCGACGAGTTCGCCGCCGACCCGGCCCGCTACGACATCCCCGATTCGGTAATCGGTTTCCTCCGTGGGGAACTCGGCACCCCGGCGGGTGGCTGGCCGGAACCGTTCCGTACCAAGGCCCTTTCCGGCCGCGGTCCCGCGAAGCCGGAAACCGAACTCTCCGCGGCGGATGAAGCCGGTCTGACGGGCACCTCGCTGGAGCGCCGCACCACGCTGAACCGGCTGCTGTTCCCCGGCCCCGCCGCCGAATTCGAGGCGCATCGCGAGAAGTACGGCGACACCTCCGGGCTCTCGGCCAACCAGTTCTTCTACGGCCTGCGCCACGGCGAGGAGCATCGCGTCCAGCTGGAGAAGGGCGTCACGCTGCTCATCGGCCTGGAAGCCATCTCCGAGCCCGACGACCGCGGCATGCGCACCGTGATGTGCATCCTCAACGGCCAGCTCCGTCCCGTCGCGGTGCGCGACCGGTCCATCGCCAGCGACGTCCCGGTGGCGGAGAAGGCCGACAAGACCAACTCCGGCCACCTCGCCGCCCCATTCGCCGGTGTAGTCACTCTCGCTGTGTCCGAAGGCGATTCGGTCGCGGCGGGCGACACCATCGGCACCATCGAGGCGATGAAGATGGAAGCCGCGATCACCGCGCCCCGGGCCGGCACCGTCGCCCGCGTCGCCATCGCGAAGGTGCAGCAGGTCGAAGGCGGAGACCTGCTGGTCGAGCTGGCCGTCACGGGGGCCGCCGCCGAATGA
- the metE gene encoding 5-methyltetrahydropteroyltriglutamate--homocysteine S-methyltransferase, producing the protein MTVTSAPFTATVLGLPRVGPRRELKRATESYWAGRLDSAGLHSVAADLRRQQYAELAAAGIDSVPVGTFSYYDQMLDTAVLLGALPPRVAGVEDPLDRYFAAARGTDTIEPLEMTKWFDTNYHYLVPEIGSETVFSLHTEKLLDELAEAIALGVPARPVVIGPLTFLKLAKATGGAALDRLDELVPLYRELLRQLAAAGAQWVQIDEPVLVTDLSDAEIELVRSTYSALSAGDDRPAILVATYFGQPRAALDALVETDIEGVALDFTAVEVAAVPPLTNKLLVAGVVDGRNVWRTDLDRAQTTLGTVLGSAASVAVSTSCSLLHVPYTLAVETGLDDQLRSWLAFGAEKVAEVRLLATALRSGTEAVAAELATVRAALESRRNDPRLADPQVRARLGALGTDADRRTPADERRALQAEQLHLPSLPTTTIGSYPQTSAIRLARAALRKGEIDQAEYVRRMRAEIADVIALQEKLGLDVLVHGEPERNDMVQYFAEQLDGFAATELGWVQSYGTRCVRPPILYGDVSRREPMTVDWISYAQSRTDKPVKGMLTGPVTILAWSFVRDDQPLADSAAQVALAIRDETVDLEAAGIRIVQVDEPALRELLPLRAADQPGYLDWSVRAFRLATSGVADTTQIHTHLCYSEFGEVIDAIAGLDADVTSIEAARSHMEVLDDLNAAGFDLGVGPGVYDIHSPRVPSVEEITASLRAALKAVPAERLWVNPDCGLKTRGPVEVEASLRNMVAAAHAVR; encoded by the coding sequence GTGACTGTTACTTCTGCTCCGTTCACCGCAACGGTTCTCGGGCTCCCGCGAGTTGGACCTCGACGGGAACTCAAGCGCGCCACCGAGTCCTACTGGGCCGGACGCCTGGACAGCGCCGGCCTGCACAGCGTCGCCGCGGACCTGCGCCGTCAGCAGTACGCCGAATTGGCCGCCGCCGGAATCGATTCGGTGCCGGTGGGCACCTTCTCCTATTACGACCAGATGCTCGACACGGCTGTACTGCTCGGCGCGCTGCCGCCGCGGGTCGCCGGGGTCGAAGATCCGCTGGACCGCTATTTCGCCGCGGCGCGCGGAACCGACACCATCGAACCGCTGGAGATGACCAAGTGGTTCGACACCAACTACCACTATCTGGTGCCCGAAATCGGCTCGGAGACAGTCTTCTCGCTGCATACCGAGAAGCTGCTGGACGAGCTGGCCGAGGCGATCGCGCTGGGCGTCCCGGCCCGTCCGGTGGTGATCGGACCGCTCACCTTCCTGAAGCTGGCGAAGGCGACCGGTGGTGCGGCGCTGGATCGGCTCGATGAACTGGTGCCGCTGTACCGGGAGTTGTTGCGGCAGTTGGCTGCCGCGGGCGCGCAGTGGGTCCAGATCGATGAGCCGGTGCTGGTCACCGATCTCAGCGACGCCGAAATCGAGCTGGTGCGAAGCACTTACAGCGCACTGTCGGCCGGGGACGATCGCCCGGCGATCCTGGTGGCCACCTACTTCGGTCAGCCGCGGGCGGCGCTGGATGCGCTGGTGGAAACCGACATCGAAGGCGTCGCACTCGATTTCACCGCCGTCGAGGTGGCGGCTGTGCCCCCGCTGACGAACAAGCTGCTGGTCGCCGGTGTGGTCGACGGGCGCAATGTCTGGCGTACCGACCTCGATCGGGCGCAGACAACCTTGGGCACCGTGCTCGGTTCCGCGGCGTCGGTGGCGGTTTCGACCTCCTGCTCGCTGCTGCACGTGCCCTACACCCTCGCCGTCGAAACCGGCCTGGACGACCAGCTGCGGTCCTGGCTGGCTTTCGGTGCGGAGAAGGTCGCCGAAGTGCGACTGCTCGCCACTGCGCTGCGATCCGGCACGGAAGCGGTCGCCGCCGAATTGGCCACGGTCCGTGCGGCTCTGGAGTCCCGGCGCAACGATCCACGGCTGGCAGACCCGCAGGTGCGGGCCCGGCTCGGCGCGCTCGGGACGGACGCCGACCGGCGCACCCCCGCCGACGAGCGCCGTGCACTCCAGGCCGAACAGCTGCACCTGCCCAGCCTGCCGACGACCACGATCGGGTCCTACCCGCAGACCTCCGCGATCCGGCTGGCCCGCGCGGCACTGCGCAAGGGCGAGATCGACCAGGCCGAGTACGTCCGCCGGATGCGTGCCGAGATCGCGGATGTGATTGCGCTGCAGGAGAAGCTGGGCTTGGACGTGCTGGTGCACGGCGAGCCGGAACGCAACGACATGGTGCAGTACTTCGCCGAGCAGCTCGACGGTTTCGCCGCCACCGAGCTGGGCTGGGTGCAGTCCTATGGCACCCGCTGCGTGCGCCCGCCGATCCTGTACGGCGATGTGTCCCGGCGCGAGCCGATGACCGTCGACTGGATCAGCTACGCGCAATCGCGCACCGACAAGCCGGTCAAGGGCATGCTCACCGGCCCGGTGACCATCCTGGCCTGGTCGTTCGTGCGGGATGACCAGCCGCTCGCCGATTCGGCCGCGCAGGTGGCGCTGGCGATCCGTGACGAAACCGTGGACCTGGAGGCGGCGGGCATCCGCATCGTTCAGGTCGACGAACCCGCGCTGCGCGAACTGCTGCCGCTGCGGGCCGCCGATCAACCCGGCTACCTGGACTGGTCGGTGCGGGCGTTCCGCCTCGCCACCTCCGGCGTCGCGGACACCACGCAGATCCACACCCATCTCTGCTATTCGGAGTTCGGTGAGGTGATCGACGCGATCGCCGGGCTGGATGCCGACGTGACCTCGATCGAGGCGGCACGCTCGCATATGGAGGTGCTCGACGATCTCAACGCGGCAGGGTTCGATCTGGGTGTCGGGCCGGGCGTGTACGACATCCACTCACCGCGGGTGCCGAGCGTCGAGGAGATCACTGCCTCCTTGCGCGCGGCCCTGAAAGCCGTTCCCGCCGAGCGACTCTGGGTGAATCCGGATTGCGGGTTGAAGACCCGCGGGCCGGTTGAGGTGGAGGCGTCGCTGCGCAACATGGTGGCGGCCGCGCACGCGGTGCGTTGA